A window from Carbonactinospora thermoautotrophica encodes these proteins:
- a CDS encoding DUF3040 domain-containing protein: MPLSEHEQRLLEQMERALYAEDPKFAAALRGADLRSHFRRRTYQALAVFVLGVVLLMAGVITTIWPVSVLGFLVMLAGAVFAVSSWRRIPGPSEVLPMAGPASRHGRVRSRFMDRLEERWRRRRDEQGR; encoded by the coding sequence GTGCCGCTCTCAGAGCACGAGCAGCGTCTGCTCGAGCAGATGGAGCGAGCGCTGTACGCGGAAGATCCCAAGTTCGCGGCGGCGCTTCGGGGAGCCGATCTGCGCAGCCACTTCCGGCGTCGCACGTACCAGGCGCTGGCGGTCTTCGTTCTGGGTGTCGTATTGCTCATGGCAGGCGTCATCACGACGATCTGGCCTGTGAGCGTGCTGGGTTTCCTGGTCATGCTCGCCGGAGCGGTGTTCGCCGTCTCGAGCTGGCGGCGGATCCCGGGGCCGAGTGAGGTACTGCCGATGGCTGGGCCTGCCTCACGCCACGGCCGGGTGCGCAGTCGCTTCATGGACCGCCTCGAGGAGCGCTGGCGCCGCCGTAGGGACGAGCAGGGCAGGTAA
- a CDS encoding 5-oxoprolinase subunit B family protein, with protein sequence MKIRRVGWTGLRVEPPSSADVPRLAAEIRRRRNHGELSGLAEIVPAAHTLLLVAHRGSEELLDRLARELPTWDLPHARTDGSRLHRIPVRFDGADLDEIAARVGLSRDRVIAHLLRARLRVAFLGFSPGWAYIEGVPAEIQVPRRDSPRTRVPGGSVCIANGYLGIYARPSPSGWWIVGTTDVPVWNLEADPPALFGVGDRVQLVEAP encoded by the coding sequence ATGAAAATCCGTCGAGTCGGTTGGACCGGGCTGCGGGTCGAGCCCCCGTCGTCCGCCGACGTGCCCCGGCTGGCCGCCGAGATCCGTCGCCGCCGGAACCACGGTGAACTCAGCGGGCTCGCGGAGATCGTGCCCGCGGCCCACACCCTGCTTCTCGTCGCCCACCGCGGATCCGAGGAACTCCTCGATCGCCTGGCCCGCGAACTACCGACATGGGACCTGCCCCATGCCAGGACGGACGGGAGCCGCCTACACCGGATCCCGGTCCGGTTCGACGGCGCCGACCTGGACGAGATCGCCGCCCGGGTCGGGCTGTCCCGTGACCGCGTGATCGCTCACCTGCTCCGCGCCCGGCTACGGGTAGCGTTCCTCGGTTTCTCTCCGGGCTGGGCCTACATCGAAGGGGTGCCGGCCGAGATCCAGGTGCCCCGGCGTGACAGCCCACGCACCAGGGTGCCCGGAGGCTCGGTGTGCATCGCCAACGGTTACCTCGGCATCTACGCCCGGCCCTCGCCCAGCGGCTGGTGGATCGTCGGCACCACGGATGTGCCCGTGTGGAACCTCGAGGCCGACCCGCCCGCGCTGTTCGGGGTAGGGGACCGAGTCCAACTCGTGGAGGCGCCGTAG
- a CDS encoding DUF58 domain-containing protein: protein MREALSGLTTRGRAFLSAGMAAAVCAVLFGERDLLRVGILLTALPMASAFVVARTRYRVACVRRLEPSRVPAGCEAWVILRMDNLSRLPTGLLLVEDRIPYVLGSRPRFVLDRVEPRGSREVSYRVRSDVRGRFSVGPLTVRLTDPFGLVELNRAFSAKDTLTVTPAVQALPHVRLGGERTGRGESLARSVAVAGEDDVTTREYRHGDDMRRVHWRSTARYGELMVRREEQPWQSRCSLLLDTRRRAHRGDGPGSSFEWAVSAVASIGLHLSRRGYATRLLTDVETVGATPDPVGVDFENMLLDTLAAVRMSGNKDLRAPAEALRHSGGEDLLVAVLGHLDAAEAEKLVRLRHGAGAAIAVLMNTAAWSPRPIALQQAETEQFDANVRLLRAGGWRVLTVRPGDSLPALWPLAGKAGYDGLAARGEGGG from the coding sequence ATGCGTGAGGCGCTCTCCGGGCTTACTACCCGCGGCCGGGCCTTCCTCTCGGCCGGGATGGCGGCCGCGGTGTGCGCGGTCCTGTTCGGGGAGCGTGACCTGCTGCGCGTGGGCATCCTGCTGACCGCACTCCCGATGGCGAGCGCGTTCGTGGTCGCGCGCACCCGGTACCGGGTCGCCTGCGTGCGCCGGCTCGAGCCGAGCCGGGTGCCGGCCGGGTGCGAGGCCTGGGTGATCCTGCGAATGGATAACCTTTCCCGGCTCCCGACCGGCCTGCTGCTGGTCGAGGACCGGATCCCGTACGTGCTGGGCTCGCGCCCCCGGTTCGTGCTCGACCGGGTGGAGCCGCGGGGCAGCCGGGAGGTGTCGTACCGGGTCCGCTCCGACGTGCGCGGGCGGTTCTCCGTGGGCCCGCTGACGGTCCGGCTCACCGACCCGTTCGGGCTGGTTGAGTTGAACCGGGCGTTCAGCGCCAAGGACACCCTGACCGTGACCCCGGCGGTGCAGGCGCTGCCGCATGTCCGGCTGGGCGGGGAACGGACCGGCAGGGGCGAGAGCCTGGCCCGCTCGGTCGCGGTGGCCGGCGAAGACGACGTGACCACGCGCGAGTACCGGCACGGGGACGACATGCGGCGCGTGCACTGGCGGTCCACCGCCCGATACGGCGAACTCATGGTGCGCCGCGAGGAGCAGCCATGGCAGAGCCGGTGCAGCCTGCTGCTGGACACCCGGCGCCGTGCGCACCGGGGTGACGGCCCCGGCTCGTCGTTCGAGTGGGCGGTCTCGGCGGTGGCCTCGATCGGGCTGCACCTGTCCCGCAGGGGGTACGCGACGCGGCTGCTCACCGACGTGGAAACCGTCGGCGCCACGCCCGACCCGGTGGGGGTCGACTTCGAGAACATGCTGCTCGACACGCTGGCCGCCGTGCGGATGTCGGGCAACAAGGACCTGCGCGCGCCCGCTGAGGCGTTGCGCCACAGCGGCGGCGAGGACCTGCTCGTCGCCGTCCTCGGCCACCTGGACGCGGCGGAGGCCGAGAAGCTGGTCCGGCTGCGGCACGGCGCCGGCGCCGCGATAGCCGTGCTGATGAACACCGCCGCGTGGAGCCCGCGCCCGATCGCCCTCCAGCAGGCCGAGACGGAGCAGTTCGACGCGAACGTGCGGCTGCTGCGTGCCGGCGGCTGGCGGGTGCTCACGGTGCGGCCCGGCGACTCGCTCCCGGCCCTGTGGCCGCTGGCTGGCAAGGCCGGGTACGACGGCCTGGCCGCCCGCGGGGAGGGTGGCGGATGA
- a CDS encoding transglutaminase family protein — MSRLTVFAALATVLAAFAMTPVVAAERWFPGALVAVALIGAAGWLTRRHAAPPTAVLGIQVAVLVLYLTSWYGQGAALAGIIPGPETLDRFRALFAAGLHDIRRYAAPVPSADGIDFIMVATLGLVAILVDTIAVTLRQAPLAGLPLLAVYSVATFVPHDGSTEWLFALGAIGYVALLLADGQERLSRWGRPLVTAEGAGGAFAVSTQPAARVGRRIGVAAVAAAVFLPTFLPTLLPGLNEGLLERGGTGTGEGSGVITTVNPLVDIKSNLLQTSDVPMLTVSTDNPDAQNQYIQLVALDVFRGDVWAYSRPPLEQLRGELPEPEGLDGSVRRTKVRTVIEVEPGFATKWLPTPYPPRRVDIEGRWLYDPDGRYIIGDRPASGLTYTVESLHVQPTPEQLARAPRAGSQMDRYRELPADLPQQVRVLADQVTRGAPNLYAKALKLQSWFIEEFAYTLDPQPGNGNTAIERFLDSRQGYCEQFAATFAVMARHLGIPARVVVGFTPGTPQPDGRYLITAHDAHAWPELYFEGVGWVRFEPTPNATGGNANIPPWTWESPQDSGEPAPGASAAAPGTPPSAGPDTGADGVDQREKDLGTVGGQAEASPLAALWRVLRWALLGLLVAVAALTPMLLRLVVSRQRRRTARRLRRQGGRPRRPVPAALRFLTRGLAPVGDPIPQQAIALLAWAELRDVARDLGYGWNPAETPRQAAARLARAAALTEEPRAALRRLALTYERVRYARDPGQVGDLFTQVAQARVGLAAPLGRRARVRARLLPRSVGDLVSWLGERIADGLDWADGLGPRLRRWILVRAGQTHRG, encoded by the coding sequence ATGAGCCGTCTGACGGTCTTCGCCGCCCTCGCCACGGTCCTGGCCGCGTTCGCGATGACACCGGTCGTGGCAGCCGAACGGTGGTTCCCCGGGGCGCTCGTGGCCGTGGCCCTGATCGGCGCCGCCGGGTGGCTGACGCGGCGCCACGCGGCCCCGCCGACCGCGGTGCTCGGCATCCAGGTGGCGGTGCTGGTGCTGTACCTGACCAGCTGGTACGGGCAGGGAGCCGCCCTGGCCGGGATCATCCCGGGACCGGAGACGCTGGACCGGTTCCGGGCCCTGTTCGCGGCCGGGCTTCACGACATCCGGCGGTACGCCGCGCCGGTGCCGTCCGCCGACGGCATCGACTTCATCATGGTCGCCACGCTCGGCCTGGTCGCGATCCTGGTCGACACGATCGCGGTGACGCTGCGCCAGGCCCCGCTCGCCGGGCTGCCGCTGCTCGCCGTTTACAGCGTGGCCACGTTCGTGCCCCACGACGGCTCGACGGAATGGCTGTTCGCGCTCGGCGCGATCGGGTACGTCGCCCTGCTGCTCGCCGATGGGCAGGAACGGCTGAGCCGCTGGGGCAGGCCGCTGGTCACCGCGGAGGGCGCGGGTGGCGCCTTCGCGGTGTCCACGCAGCCGGCGGCCCGGGTGGGCCGGCGGATCGGGGTGGCGGCGGTGGCGGCGGCCGTGTTCCTCCCGACGTTCCTCCCGACGTTACTGCCCGGCCTGAACGAGGGCTTGCTGGAGCGCGGGGGAACCGGCACGGGCGAGGGGTCCGGCGTGATCACCACGGTGAACCCGCTGGTGGACATCAAGAGCAACCTGCTCCAGACCTCCGACGTGCCGATGCTCACCGTGTCCACCGACAACCCGGACGCGCAGAACCAGTACATCCAGCTGGTCGCGCTCGACGTGTTCCGGGGCGACGTGTGGGCGTACTCCCGGCCCCCGCTGGAGCAGCTGCGGGGCGAGCTGCCAGAGCCCGAAGGGCTGGACGGCTCGGTCCGGCGGACCAAGGTACGCACCGTGATCGAGGTCGAGCCGGGGTTCGCGACCAAGTGGCTGCCCACCCCGTACCCGCCGCGCAGGGTGGACATCGAGGGGCGCTGGCTGTACGACCCGGACGGCCGGTACATCATCGGCGACCGGCCCGCCTCCGGTCTCACCTACACCGTGGAGAGCCTGCACGTGCAGCCCACACCCGAGCAGCTCGCGCGGGCGCCGAGGGCCGGCTCCCAGATGGACCGCTACCGCGAGCTGCCCGCGGACCTGCCGCAGCAGGTGCGAGTGCTCGCCGACCAGGTGACGCGCGGGGCGCCCAACCTGTACGCGAAGGCGCTCAAGCTCCAGAGTTGGTTCATCGAAGAGTTCGCCTACACGCTCGACCCGCAGCCGGGCAACGGCAACACCGCCATCGAGCGGTTCCTGGACAGCCGGCAGGGCTACTGCGAGCAATTCGCCGCCACGTTCGCGGTCATGGCCCGGCACCTGGGCATCCCCGCCCGGGTCGTGGTGGGCTTCACGCCGGGCACGCCCCAGCCTGACGGCAGGTACCTGATCACCGCGCACGACGCGCACGCCTGGCCCGAGCTGTACTTCGAGGGCGTCGGCTGGGTGCGGTTCGAGCCGACCCCGAACGCGACCGGCGGGAACGCCAACATACCGCCATGGACGTGGGAGTCGCCCCAGGATTCGGGCGAACCGGCGCCGGGAGCCAGTGCGGCGGCGCCGGGCACGCCGCCGAGCGCCGGCCCCGACACGGGGGCGGACGGCGTGGACCAGCGTGAGAAGGACCTGGGCACGGTGGGCGGCCAGGCCGAGGCGAGCCCGCTGGCCGCGCTGTGGCGGGTGCTCCGCTGGGCACTGCTCGGGCTGCTGGTGGCCGTGGCCGCGCTGACACCCATGCTGCTCCGGCTGGTCGTGTCGAGGCAACGGCGCCGGACGGCACGGCGCCTGCGGCGCCAGGGCGGACGCCCACGGCGGCCGGTGCCGGCCGCGCTCCGGTTCCTCACGCGCGGCCTCGCGCCCGTCGGCGACCCGATCCCGCAGCAGGCGATCGCCCTGCTGGCGTGGGCGGAGCTGCGGGACGTGGCGCGCGACCTGGGGTACGGCTGGAACCCGGCGGAGACCCCGCGGCAGGCTGCTGCCCGGCTGGCCCGGGCGGCTGCGCTGACCGAGGAGCCGCGCGCCGCGCTGCGGCGGCTGGCGCTGACCTATGAGCGGGTCCGGTACGCGCGCGACCCAGGACAAGTCGGGGATCTGTTCACCCAGGTCGCCCAGGCGCGAGTGGGGCTGGCCGCGCCGCTGGGCCGGCGTGCCCGGGTGCGGGCGCGGCTGCTGCCGCGTTCGGTGGGGGACCTGGTCTCCTGGCTGGGCGAGCGGATCGCGGACGGGCTGGACTGGGCGGACGGACTCGGGCCGCGGCTGCGCCGCTGGATCCTGGTGCGGGCCGGGCAGACCCACAGAGGTTGA
- a CDS encoding 5-oxoprolinase subunit C family protein, with translation MLTVLDPGPLTTVQDGGRIGYAHLGVPPSGALDLPALALANRLVANPEDAAGLETTLGGVTLRAERHLTLAVTGATADVWIGDRAVSRNAPLHLAPGEILRVGPATAGVRNYIAVRGGIDVPPVLGSRSTDLLSGLGPPPLRAGDRLPVGTAVTGWPCVDLAPCQECADGPVRLRLRLGPAEDWLTPDAITTLTSVPFTLTPASNRVAARLDGPVLAWKRDQQPLSEGLVTGSVQVPPAGHPLVFLADHPTTGGYPHVGVVHPDDLPTLAQARPGAIVQFQLSG, from the coding sequence GTGCTGACCGTGCTCGACCCCGGTCCGCTGACCACCGTGCAGGACGGCGGGCGCATCGGTTATGCCCATCTCGGTGTGCCCCCGTCCGGCGCGCTGGACCTGCCCGCCCTCGCGCTGGCCAACCGGCTGGTCGCCAATCCCGAGGACGCCGCGGGCTTGGAGACCACTCTCGGCGGGGTGACCCTCCGTGCCGAACGACACCTCACACTCGCGGTCACCGGCGCGACCGCAGACGTCTGGATCGGCGACCGGGCGGTCAGCCGAAACGCCCCGCTCCACCTGGCTCCTGGCGAGATCCTGCGGGTCGGGCCGGCCACGGCCGGCGTGCGTAACTACATCGCGGTCCGCGGCGGAATCGACGTACCGCCAGTGCTCGGCTCCCGCTCCACGGACCTGCTGTCCGGCCTCGGCCCCCCACCGCTCCGCGCGGGTGACCGCCTCCCCGTGGGAACGGCGGTCACCGGCTGGCCGTGCGTCGACCTCGCCCCCTGCCAGGAATGCGCCGACGGCCCGGTGCGGCTCCGGCTGCGGCTGGGGCCGGCTGAGGACTGGCTCACCCCGGACGCGATCACGACCCTCACCTCCGTGCCCTTCACCCTCACCCCGGCGTCCAACCGGGTGGCGGCCCGCCTCGACGGACCCGTGCTGGCCTGGAAGCGGGATCAGCAGCCGCTCAGCGAAGGACTGGTCACCGGATCCGTCCAGGTGCCGCCCGCCGGACATCCCCTGGTCTTCCTCGCCGACCACCCAACCACCGGCGGCTATCCTCACGTCGGCGTCGTGCACCCGGACGACCTGCCGACGCTTGCCCAGGCCAGGCCCGGTGCCATCGTCCAGTTCCAGCTCTCGGGCTAG
- a CDS encoding AAA family ATPase, giving the protein MDQGTSTRSTGPDGRGHLGLPDLAHVARRIRGAVEQVIEGKPDVVKLALAVMLAEGHLLIEDVPGVGKTMLAKTLARSVDCSVRRIQFTPDLLPSDITGVSVYDQQRQEFEFKPGAVFANIVVGDEINRASPKTQSALLECMEERQVTVDGVTYHLDTPFMVIATQNPVEMEGTYPLPEAQRDRFMARVSMGYPSPQAELAMLDGHSAASPLDRLEPVADAGLVSDLIDLVRTVYVSPEVKRYAIDLVTATRRSPDLRLGASPRATLHLIRAARAIAALDERDYVLPDDVQELAVPVLAHRLLPTADAHLERRTAEQIVADLVRRVPIPSTAEGPPGWPGDRY; this is encoded by the coding sequence ATGGACCAAGGGACCTCCACCCGCTCCACCGGGCCGGACGGGCGCGGTCATCTGGGGCTGCCGGACCTGGCACACGTGGCGCGGCGGATCCGCGGCGCGGTCGAGCAGGTCATCGAGGGCAAACCCGATGTGGTCAAGCTGGCGCTGGCCGTCATGCTCGCCGAGGGCCACCTGCTCATCGAGGACGTGCCGGGCGTGGGCAAGACGATGCTCGCCAAGACGCTGGCCCGGTCGGTCGACTGCTCGGTGCGGCGGATCCAGTTCACGCCCGACCTGCTCCCCTCGGACATCACCGGCGTCAGCGTGTACGACCAGCAGCGTCAGGAATTCGAGTTCAAGCCCGGCGCGGTCTTCGCGAACATCGTGGTGGGTGATGAGATCAACCGGGCTTCCCCGAAGACCCAGTCGGCGCTGCTGGAGTGCATGGAGGAACGCCAGGTCACGGTGGACGGCGTCACGTACCACCTGGACACGCCGTTCATGGTGATCGCGACCCAGAACCCGGTGGAGATGGAGGGCACGTACCCGCTGCCGGAGGCGCAGCGGGACCGGTTCATGGCCCGCGTCTCGATGGGCTACCCGAGCCCGCAGGCCGAGCTGGCCATGCTCGACGGGCACAGCGCGGCCTCCCCGCTCGACCGGCTGGAGCCGGTCGCGGACGCCGGCCTGGTGTCCGATCTCATCGACCTGGTGCGCACGGTGTACGTGTCGCCGGAGGTCAAGCGGTACGCGATCGACCTGGTGACCGCCACCCGGCGCTCCCCCGACCTGCGGCTCGGCGCCTCCCCGCGCGCCACCCTGCACCTGATCCGGGCCGCCCGCGCGATCGCCGCGCTCGACGAGCGCGACTACGTGCTGCCAGACGACGTGCAGGAACTGGCGGTCCCGGTGCTGGCGCACCGGCTGCTGCCCACCGCCGACGCCCACCTCGAGCGGCGCACCGCCGAGCAGATCGTGGCCGATCTCGTCCGCCGGGTCCCGATCCCGAGCACCGCCGAGGGGCCGCCCGGCTGGCCCGGCGACAGGTACTGA
- a CDS encoding RidA family protein, whose product MTDSPSSHGTPARSLAGRTTVYTAQAPAPAGHYSQAVVAGGLVFLAGQTPRRPDGSRLDPAAPMTELARAVLENLEAVARAAGTSLRHAVRATVYLADLADKTAFEAVWRNYVGDPPPAREVVVSALPFRIEVSAVCLAPDQLSTENSDG is encoded by the coding sequence ATGACCGACTCCCCCTCCTCGCACGGCACCCCAGCACGGTCCCTGGCCGGTCGTACCACGGTGTACACCGCCCAGGCTCCCGCGCCCGCCGGCCACTACAGCCAGGCCGTCGTCGCGGGCGGCCTGGTCTTCCTGGCCGGTCAGACACCCCGCCGCCCCGATGGCAGCCGCCTCGACCCGGCCGCCCCGATGACCGAACTCGCCCGGGCCGTCCTGGAGAATCTCGAGGCCGTGGCCCGGGCTGCGGGCACCAGCTTGCGCCATGCGGTGCGGGCAACCGTCTACCTCGCTGACCTCGCGGACAAGACCGCTTTCGAAGCCGTGTGGCGGAACTACGTCGGCGATCCCCCACCCGCCCGCGAGGTGGTGGTGTCCGCCCTGCCGTTCCGGATCGAGGTGAGCGCCGTATGTCTCGCCCCTGACCAGCTCTCGACGGAGAACAGCGATGGGTGA
- a CDS encoding LamB/YcsF family protein, producing MGDRPALPVVDVNADLGEGFGVWRLGDDEALLDVVTSANVACGFHAGDPLTLRRVTEQAAARGVRVGAQVSYRDLAGFGRRAMDVPAAELTAEILYQIGALDGLCRVAGTRVHYVKAHGALNNRMVWDEEQAQATVDAIRAYDPALPLLVLPGSALERCATEAGLVAVREGYADRGYTPQGTLVPRREPGAVLTDPADVIQRVRTLVRDGTVTAVDGTEIPLAVRSICVHGDTPGAVALARAVRDTIAAVGASVEAFA from the coding sequence ATGGGTGACCGACCGGCGCTCCCAGTCGTCGACGTCAACGCCGACCTCGGCGAGGGGTTCGGTGTGTGGCGGCTCGGTGACGACGAGGCGCTGCTCGACGTCGTCACCAGCGCGAATGTCGCCTGCGGGTTCCACGCAGGCGACCCCCTCACCCTTCGTCGCGTCACCGAGCAGGCCGCTGCCCGTGGGGTACGGGTTGGAGCTCAGGTGAGCTACCGTGACCTGGCTGGCTTCGGACGTCGCGCCATGGACGTCCCCGCCGCCGAACTCACCGCGGAAATCCTGTACCAAATCGGGGCGCTGGACGGGCTCTGCCGCGTCGCCGGAACCCGCGTCCACTACGTCAAGGCGCACGGAGCGCTGAACAACCGCATGGTGTGGGACGAGGAGCAAGCCCAGGCCACCGTGGACGCGATCCGCGCCTACGACCCCGCCCTCCCCCTGCTCGTGCTGCCCGGATCGGCGCTTGAGAGGTGCGCTACCGAGGCCGGGCTCGTCGCGGTGCGCGAGGGGTACGCAGACCGCGGTTACACCCCTCAGGGCACGCTCGTCCCACGCCGTGAGCCCGGTGCCGTCCTCACCGACCCCGCCGACGTGATCCAGAGGGTCCGCACCCTGGTCCGCGACGGCACGGTGACCGCTGTCGACGGAACCGAGATCCCGCTCGCGGTGCGCTCCATCTGCGTGCACGGCGACACCCCGGGCGCGGTCGCGCTCGCCCGGGCGGTCCGGGACACCATCGCCGCCGTCGGGGCCTCGGTCGAGGCGTTCGCATGA
- the egtB gene encoding ergothioneine biosynthesis protein EgtB has product MPEERLREHIAAALQAARDRSLALTDCVDDHDLVAQHSRLMSPLVWDLAHVGNQEELWLLRAVGGQEPMRPELDELYDAFQHPRAERPRLPLLGPAEARRYIAAVRGRVWDLLERVPLRGRRLLEAGFAFGMIAQHEQQHDETMLATHQLRRGAPVLDAPAPPPAPPDAARLPAEVLIPAGSFTMGTSVEPWALDNERPAHQVHVPAFWIDTTPVTNAAYQAFIEAGGYRDERWWSPEGWAYRCAARLSAPLFWFREGGQWLRRRFGRVEPVPPEEPVQHVCWYEADAYARWAGRRLPTEAEWEKACRHDPATGRSRRFPWGDDGPGPRHANLGQRHLQPAPAGSYPDGASPYGVRQLIGDVWEWTASDFTGYPGFHAWPYREYSEVFFGPAYKVLRGGSWAVHPVACRGTFRNWDYPIRRQIFAGFRTARDPRPDEE; this is encoded by the coding sequence CTGCCCGAGGAACGACTGCGTGAGCACATCGCCGCCGCGCTCCAGGCCGCCCGAGACCGCTCGCTCGCGCTCACCGACTGCGTGGACGACCACGACCTGGTCGCCCAGCACTCCCGGCTGATGTCCCCGCTGGTCTGGGACCTGGCCCACGTCGGCAACCAGGAGGAGCTCTGGCTGCTGCGCGCGGTGGGCGGGCAAGAGCCGATGCGGCCGGAGCTCGACGAGCTGTACGACGCGTTCCAGCATCCCAGGGCCGAGCGCCCACGGCTGCCGCTGCTCGGGCCGGCGGAGGCGCGCCGGTACATCGCCGCCGTCCGCGGCCGGGTGTGGGACCTGCTGGAGCGCGTGCCGCTGCGCGGCCGGCGCCTGCTGGAGGCCGGGTTCGCATTCGGCATGATCGCCCAGCATGAGCAGCAGCACGACGAGACCATGCTCGCCACGCACCAGCTGCGCCGCGGCGCGCCCGTGCTGGACGCGCCCGCCCCGCCGCCCGCGCCGCCAGACGCCGCGCGGCTCCCGGCCGAGGTCCTGATCCCGGCCGGCTCGTTCACCATGGGCACCTCGGTCGAGCCGTGGGCGCTGGACAACGAGCGGCCCGCGCACCAGGTGCACGTACCCGCGTTCTGGATCGACACCACCCCGGTCACCAACGCCGCCTACCAGGCGTTCATCGAGGCCGGCGGGTACCGCGACGAGCGCTGGTGGTCGCCGGAGGGCTGGGCCTACCGGTGCGCGGCCCGGCTGTCGGCGCCGCTGTTCTGGTTCCGGGAGGGCGGGCAGTGGCTGCGTCGCCGGTTCGGGCGGGTCGAGCCGGTGCCGCCTGAGGAGCCGGTGCAGCACGTGTGCTGGTACGAGGCCGACGCCTACGCCCGCTGGGCCGGCCGCCGGCTGCCGACCGAGGCCGAATGGGAGAAGGCCTGCCGCCACGACCCGGCCACCGGCCGGTCGCGCCGCTTCCCGTGGGGCGACGACGGACCGGGACCGCGCCACGCCAACCTGGGCCAGCGGCACCTGCAGCCGGCGCCCGCCGGCTCGTACCCGGACGGTGCCTCCCCCTATGGGGTGCGCCAGCTCATCGGTGACGTATGGGAGTGGACCGCGAGCGACTTCACCGGCTACCCGGGTTTCCACGCCTGGCCGTACCGCGAGTACTCGGAGGTGTTCTTCGGGCCGGCGTACAAGGTGCTGCGCGGCGGCTCGTGGGCCGTCCACCCGGTGGCCTGCCGGGGCACGTTCCGCAACTGGGACTACCCGATCCGGCGGCAGATCTTCGCCGGGTTCCGCACCGCCCGTGACCCCCGGCCCGATGAGGAGTAG
- the egtA gene encoding ergothioneine biosynthesis glutamate--cysteine ligase EgtA, which produces MRWRTADPLSESGAEAYVAGVCFKTGPPGRVGVELEWLVHDIREPPRPVALSRIETALRDLATSGRLSLEPGGQVELSSQPADSLTACVEAVQADLSRLFPALARVGLAPHGAALDPVRSPRRVLDLPRYAAMEEFFDRDGPAGRIMMCSTASVQVCLDAGQDVRRRWQVAYAIAPVLLAAFANSPIHRGRPTGWRSTRWAVWHRLDPTRTRAPAGDDPALAWARYALDARVLCVRRDGASWTVPEFTFRDWLRGAGPRPATLDDLRYHLTTLFPPVRPHGWLELRVIDAQDGDGWLVPLAVTTALMEDPRAADAALAAAERLAAAERLGAKARDGALLLHAARWGLCDPALATAARACFAAAYAALPRLGAGPETTAAVARFLDRYVERGRCPADDRLEDWCHRAQERMAKRL; this is translated from the coding sequence ATGAGGTGGCGGACCGCCGATCCCCTCAGCGAATCCGGCGCTGAAGCGTATGTCGCCGGTGTCTGTTTCAAGACGGGCCCGCCCGGGCGGGTCGGCGTGGAACTGGAATGGCTGGTCCACGACATCCGCGAGCCGCCGCGCCCGGTGGCGCTCTCCCGCATCGAAACCGCTCTCCGCGACCTCGCCACGAGTGGTCGCCTCAGCCTCGAGCCGGGTGGGCAGGTCGAGCTCAGCTCCCAGCCCGCCGACTCCCTGACCGCGTGCGTTGAAGCGGTTCAGGCCGATCTCTCCCGTCTCTTCCCGGCCCTCGCCCGCGTCGGCCTTGCCCCGCACGGCGCCGCCCTCGACCCGGTCCGGTCACCCCGGCGCGTCCTCGACCTGCCCCGGTACGCGGCCATGGAGGAGTTCTTCGACCGGGACGGGCCCGCGGGCCGGATCATGATGTGCAGCACCGCGTCGGTCCAGGTGTGCCTCGACGCCGGCCAGGACGTACGCCGCCGCTGGCAGGTCGCGTACGCGATCGCGCCCGTGCTGCTCGCGGCCTTCGCCAACTCGCCGATCCACCGCGGCCGGCCCACCGGATGGCGGTCCACGCGGTGGGCCGTCTGGCACCGGCTCGACCCGACCCGGACCCGGGCGCCGGCCGGGGACGATCCCGCGCTCGCCTGGGCCCGGTACGCGCTCGACGCGCGCGTGCTCTGCGTGCGCCGCGACGGGGCGTCGTGGACCGTGCCGGAGTTCACGTTCCGGGACTGGCTGCGCGGCGCCGGCCCCCGGCCGGCCACCCTGGACGACCTGCGCTACCACCTGACCACCCTGTTCCCGCCGGTCCGGCCGCACGGCTGGCTGGAGCTGCGGGTGATCGACGCCCAGGACGGCGACGGCTGGCTCGTCCCGCTCGCCGTCACCACCGCCCTGATGGAGGACCCGCGGGCCGCCGACGCGGCCCTCGCCGCCGCGGAACGGCTCGCCGCCGCGGAACGGCTCGGCGCGAAGGCCCGCGACGGCGCGCTCCTGCTGCACGCCGCCCGGTGGGGGTTGTGCGACCCGGCGCTCGCCACGGCTGCCCGGGCCTGTTTCGCCGCCGCGTACGCCGCGCTGCCCCGCCTCGGCGCCGGGCCGGAGACGACCGCCGCGGTCGCCCGGTTCCTGGACCGGTACGTCGAGCGTGGCCGGTGCCCGGCCGACGACCGGCTGGAGGACTGGTGCCACCGTGCCCAGGAACGAATGGCCAAGCGGCTGTGA